The following are encoded in a window of Pseudomonadota bacterium genomic DNA:
- a CDS encoding CPBP family intramembrane metalloprotease produces the protein MKLRHAAVAALAAGIVSQLLSYVVLYLSLGVAKERAGPNVSVEQLLGTFAVIGPAMFASSATLLAVALLTPIARGVRLRDALALRSAPVVVHLAAAVGTLTLVPSADLLMTWTAQWVPDAWKLDSLQRLHELARSLPLAGVWLLLALMPGLGEELLFRGVLQQAARRGTTAILVSGIGFALFHVDLPHAAGVLPLGLFFAWVVERCGSVWVTVTAHVINNSVSIAATRIAALDIGYGTDKEMPWQWAPFGLVLAALCMLVIARATGHRALPRWARAAGAQRRELR, from the coding sequence GTGAAGCTGAGGCACGCGGCAGTGGCTGCCTTGGCGGCCGGGATCGTCTCCCAGCTGCTGAGCTACGTCGTGCTGTACCTCTCGCTGGGCGTTGCCAAGGAGCGTGCAGGCCCCAACGTCTCGGTCGAGCAGCTTCTGGGCACGTTCGCCGTGATCGGTCCGGCCATGTTCGCATCGAGCGCCACGCTGCTTGCCGTAGCGCTGCTGACGCCCATCGCGCGTGGCGTGAGGTTGCGCGATGCGTTGGCCCTGCGTTCCGCTCCGGTCGTGGTGCACCTGGCCGCAGCCGTCGGCACGCTCACGTTGGTGCCGAGTGCGGATCTCCTAATGACCTGGACAGCCCAGTGGGTGCCTGACGCCTGGAAGCTCGATTCGCTCCAGCGCCTGCATGAGCTGGCGCGCAGCCTACCCCTCGCCGGCGTGTGGTTGCTGCTTGCCCTGATGCCCGGGCTCGGCGAGGAGCTGCTTTTTCGCGGCGTCCTGCAGCAGGCGGCACGACGCGGGACCACCGCCATACTGGTTTCCGGGATCGGCTTCGCCCTGTTTCACGTAGACCTGCCGCATGCGGCCGGTGTTCTGCCCCTGGGCCTGTTCTTCGCATGGGTGGTGGAGCGTTGCGGCAGCGTTTGGGTAACCGTGACGGCCCATGTAATCAACAACTCCGTCTCGATCGCCGCCACACGAATCGCCGCGCTCGACATCGGCTACGGGACGGACAAGGAGATGCCCTGGCAGTGGGCTCCGTTTGGGCTGGTGCTCGCGGCGCTTTGCATGCTGGTCATCGCACGTGCCACGGGTCACCGAGCGCTGCCACGTTGGGCGCGCGCAGCAGGAGCGCAGCGACGAGAGCTCCGATAG
- a CDS encoding (2Fe-2S)-binding protein has product MLVCHCQRVSDRVVRRAVRRGAMTSRDVARSCGAGARCGGCKVLVRQIIEAECAHCASGRPSGPGR; this is encoded by the coding sequence ATGCTTGTTTGCCATTGCCAGCGAGTTTCCGATCGCGTCGTGCGCCGTGCTGTGCGACGAGGAGCGATGACCTCGCGCGACGTCGCCCGCTCGTGCGGGGCCGGCGCGCGCTGCGGGGGCTGCAAGGTCCTCGTCCGGCAGATCATCGAAGCCGAATGCGCTCACTGCGCCTCCGGTCGGCCGTCGGGTCCAGGGCGCTAA
- a CDS encoding alkaline phosphatase family protein: MCRFDMVKRFRACCVVKGLVVATAAVQGCSSAGVGAGSRVSSGAAGAGVVGGAGTSATGAAATTGSGGGSSGTGGSGPPGFGGASPTGSGGMPGGAGAAGSGGTWGAAGVAGSPGSAGTGVAGTAGIGAGGSEKHVLIVGVDGLGSNQIKRAHTPRMDALIADNTAFTYTAFAGGVPGTKTEQSTSSWPGWASIHTGVWADKHGLLSNLHLVANNFDQHLPLCRRLHSVRPGLFCSSIVHWRPINDGMVTDANHEAIGADDNEVRRLVIDHLNNADPIVLFVHFDELDGAGHAHGSNSDQYRSKLTEIDAHIGAFVDAVNNRPRAAAEDWMILIVSDHGHTPTGGHGGQSDDERIIPMINRSSGAIKGEVAEGPGHVAVPATVFAHLGLTPDPGWGWEAPAFGM; this comes from the coding sequence ATGTGCCGCTTCGACATGGTGAAGCGCTTCCGAGCTTGTTGCGTGGTGAAGGGCCTTGTGGTTGCGACAGCGGCTGTACAAGGTTGCTCCAGTGCCGGCGTAGGCGCTGGCAGTCGCGTCTCCAGCGGTGCGGCTGGAGCAGGCGTTGTTGGAGGCGCGGGCACGTCGGCAACCGGCGCCGCCGCAACCACCGGCAGCGGGGGCGGCAGCTCGGGCACCGGTGGATCGGGGCCGCCGGGGTTTGGCGGAGCGAGCCCAACAGGCTCGGGTGGCATGCCGGGTGGCGCCGGCGCCGCGGGCAGCGGCGGAACCTGGGGCGCCGCCGGGGTTGCAGGATCCCCCGGCAGCGCCGGGACGGGCGTTGCCGGGACCGCAGGAATCGGCGCCGGCGGTAGCGAAAAGCACGTCTTGATCGTTGGTGTGGACGGTCTCGGCTCCAATCAGATCAAAAGGGCACACACTCCCAGGATGGATGCGCTGATCGCCGATAACACTGCATTCACGTACACCGCCTTTGCGGGCGGGGTGCCGGGCACAAAGACCGAGCAAAGCACCTCCTCTTGGCCGGGCTGGGCCAGCATCCACACAGGGGTCTGGGCGGACAAGCACGGCTTGTTGAGCAACCTGCACCTCGTCGCCAACAACTTCGACCAGCACCTACCGCTTTGCCGGCGCTTACACAGCGTGCGGCCCGGCCTCTTTTGTTCTTCGATCGTGCACTGGCGGCCCATCAACGACGGGATGGTCACCGATGCCAATCATGAAGCCATCGGCGCCGACGACAACGAGGTACGCAGGCTGGTGATCGACCATCTCAACAACGCCGACCCCATCGTGCTGTTCGTGCATTTCGACGAGCTGGATGGCGCCGGGCACGCGCACGGGTCCAACAGCGATCAGTACCGCTCCAAGCTCACCGAGATCGACGCTCACATCGGTGCATTCGTAGATGCCGTCAACAATCGTCCCCGCGCCGCGGCGGAAGATTGGATGATCTTGATAGTGTCGGACCACGGACACACACCCACCGGGGGCCACGGTGGACAGTCCGACGACGAACGGATCATTCCCATGATCAACCGCAGCAGCGGTGCCATCAAGGGAGAGGTAGCCGAGGGTCCC